AGAAGGTCCAACTCCATCTGCTTCCAGTTCTCTCTTTTTATCTTTGGACCAGGGTAATAGCGGGGGCAGGAGGATATGACGGCCGTGGCCATCTGCTTGCACTGGCGGCGGCAGGAGAGGCAGAGTTTATTGACGTCGTAATTCCGCTTCATGGGCACCTTCATAGAAACGTGCGAATGGTATCTCCTCTGCCGCAATAGTAGCAGAAAGTCAGAACAAACGAAAAGGCGGCGTTTCCGCCGCCCGTTCACTTTAAATCAAGCAATCTTGCGCACCCAGCCGAAGGTGTCGGGAATCTTGCCGGTCTGGATACCGGTCAGAGTATCATATAGCTGCTGAGTGATCGGTCCGACGCCCCCATCACCGACAGTATAGACTTCGTCCTTGTATGCAAGAACGCCTACCGGGCTAATGACCGCCGCCGTACCACTGCCGAAAGCCTCCGTTATTTTACCGGAACGGATATCTGCCATCAGCTCGTTCACGTCTATGAGCCTCTCCTCAACGGTATAGCCAAGGCTCGCCGCGAGCTTCAAGGTTGAATCACGGGTGACGCCATTCAGAATCGTGCCAGTAAGGGATGCTGTCACGATGGTTTTCCCGTAGGCGAAAAGCATGTTCATGGCGCCCACTTCCTCAATATAGCGACGGTGGACCCCGTCAAGCCAGAGGACCTGGTCATACCCCTTTTCTTTCGCCTCAAGGCCGGCTTTGAGCGAGCAGGCGTAGTTGCCGCCGGTTTTGGCCTCACCGGTACCGCCGGGAACGGAACGGACGTAGTGGTCCTCCACCATGATCTTGATGGGCTTGAATCCCGCCGAGTAGTACGCCCCCACAGGCGAGAGAATCACATAAAAATAGTAGATATCCGACGGTTTTACCCCCAGAGCCGGTTCAACGCCTATCATGGCAGGACGGATATAGAGAGATGTCCCGTCTGACGATGGAATCCAGTCACGCTCCAGCGCAACAAGCTTTTCAATGCCGCCGACAAAAAGGTCCTCCGGCACCTCGGGCATGCAGAGCCGGTCGGCGGAAAGGTTAAAGCGCCGGGCATTCATCTCCGGGCGGAAAAGGACAATGGATCCGTCTTCCCATTTGTAAG
The nucleotide sequence above comes from Geobacter benzoatilyticus. Encoded proteins:
- a CDS encoding branched-chain amino acid aminotransferase → MEIRIAPLPDDRKKTKYTDESHLGFGKLFTDRMLMAEWKVGQGWVDARIEPYAPFVLDPACSVFHYSQEIFEGLKAYKWEDGSIVLFRPEMNARRFNLSADRLCMPEVPEDLFVGGIEKLVALERDWIPSSDGTSLYIRPAMIGVEPALGVKPSDIYYFYVILSPVGAYYSAGFKPIKIMVEDHYVRSVPGGTGEAKTGGNYACSLKAGLEAKEKGYDQVLWLDGVHRRYIEEVGAMNMLFAYGKTIVTASLTGTILNGVTRDSTLKLAASLGYTVEERLIDVNELMADIRSGKITEAFGSGTAAVISPVGVLAYKDEVYTVGDGGVGPITQQLYDTLTGIQTGKIPDTFGWVRKIA